In one Macaca nemestrina isolate mMacNem1 chromosome 2, mMacNem.hap1, whole genome shotgun sequence genomic region, the following are encoded:
- the LOC105480427 gene encoding ubiquitin carboxyl-terminal hydrolase 19 isoform X28, translating to MSGGASATGPRRGPPGLEDATSKKRQKDRANQESKDGDPRKETGSRYVAQAGLELLASGDPSASASCAAGITGSCHHSRLFFPSLSGSASTPREEQTKEELLLDWRQSAEEVIVKLHVGVGPLQLEDIDAAFTDTDCVVRFAGGQQWGGVFYAEIKSSCAKVQTRKGSLLHLTLPKKVPMLTWPSLLKPLGTQELVPGLQCQENGQELSPTALEPGPEPHRAKQEARNQKRAQGRGEVGSGAGPGAQAGPSAKRAVHLCRGPEGEGSRDDPGPRGDAPPFVADPATQVEADEQLCIPPVNPQTCLLGSEENLALLAGEKAVSPGNDPVSPAVVRSRNSGKDDRAKEEMAVAADAATLVDEPESMVNLAFVKNDSYEKGPDSVVVHVYVKEICRDTSRVLFREQDFTLIFQTRDGNFLRLHPGCGPHTIFRWQVKLRNLIEPEQCTFCFTASRIDICLRKRQSQRWGGLEAPATRVGGAKVAVPTGPTPLDSTPPGGAPHPLTGQEEARAMEKDKSKARSEDTGLESVATRTPMEHVTPKPETHLASPKPTCMVPPMPHSPVSGDSVEEEEEEEKKVCLPGFTGLVNLGNTCFMNSVIQSLSNTRELRDFFHDRSFEAEINYNNPLGTGGRLAIGFAVLLRALWKGTHHAFQPSKLKAIVASKASQFTGYAQHDAQEFMAFLLDGLHEDLNRIQNKPYTETVDSDGRPDEVVAEEAWQRHKMRNDSFIVDLFQGQYKSKLVCPVCAKVSITFDPFLYLPVPLPQKQKVLPVFYFAREPHSKPIKFLVSVSKENSTASEVLDSLSQSVRVKPENLRLAEVIKNRFHRVFLPSHSLDTVSPSDMLLCFELLSPELAKERVVVLEVQQRPQVPSVPISKCAACQRKQQSEDEKLKRCTRCYRVGYCNQLCQKTHWPDHKGLCRPENIGYPFLVSVPASRLTYARLAQLLEGYARYSVSVFQPPFQPGRMALESQSPGCTTLLSTGSLEAGDSERDPIQPPELQLVTPMAEGDTGLPRVWAAPDRGPVPSTSGISSEILASGPTEVGSLPAGERVSRPEAAVPGYQHPSEAMNAHTPQFFIYKIDSSNREQRLEDKGDTPLELGDDCSLALVWRNNERLQEFVLVASKELECAEDPGSAGEAARAGHFTLDQCLNLFTRPEVLAPEEAWYCPQCKQHREASKQLLLWRLPNVLIVQLKRFSFRSFIWRDKINDLVEFPVRNLDLSKFCIGQKEEQLPSYDLYAVINHYGGMIGGHYTACARLPNDRSSQRSDVGWRLFDDSTVTTVDESQVVTRYAYVLFYRRRNSPVERPPRAGHSEHHPDLGPAAEAAASQGLGPGQAPEVAPMRTAPERFAPPVDRPAPTYSNMEEVD from the exons ATGTCTGGCGGGGCCAGTGCCACAGGCCCAAGGAGAGGGCCCCCAGGACTGGAGGACGCAACTAGTAAGAAGAGGCAGAAGGATCGAGCAAACCAGGAGAGCAAGGATGGAGATCCTAGGAAAG agacagggtctcgatatgttgcccaggctggtcttgaacttctggcctcaggtgatccttctgcctcagcctcctgcgcagctgggatcacaggctcatgccaccattcccggctgtTCTTTCCTTCATTGTCAGGGTCAGCATCCACTCCTCGGGAGGAGCAGACCAAAGAGG AGTTGTTGCTCGattggaggcagagtgcagaagAGGTGATTGTCAAGCTTCATGTGGGAGTAGGTCCCTTGCAGCTGGAGGATATAGATGCTGCTTTCACAGATACGGACTGTGTGGTGCGGTTTGCAG GTGGTCAGCAGTGGGGTGGTGTCTTCTATGCTGAGATAAAAAGCTCTTGTGCTAAAGTGCAAACCCGCAAGGGTAGTCTCCTGCACCTGACACTGCCCAAAAAGGTGCCTATGCTCACGTGGCCCTCCCTCCTG AAACCTCTAGGGACCCAGGAGCTGGTGCCGGGGCTGCAGTGCCAGGAGAATGGGCAGGAACTGTCTCCCACTGCCCTGGAGCCAGGCCCTGAGCCCCACCGGGCTAAGCAGGAGGCCCGGAACCAGAAGCGGGCCCAGGGCCGTGGTGAGGTAGGCTCAGGGGCTGGCCCCGGGGCCCAGGCAGGGCCCAGCGCCAAGAGGGCTGTGCATCTCTGCAGAGGGCCAGAGGGGGAGGGGTCCAGGGATGACCCTGGACCCCGGGGTGATGCCCCACCCTTCGTGGCTGACCCGGCCACTCAG GTTGAGGCTGATGAACAGCTTTGCATACCACCGGTGAACCCCCAaacctgcctcctgggctcagaggaGAATTTAGCCCTTTTGGCAGGAGAGAAAGCAGTGTCTCCTGGGAATGACCCAGTCTCTCCAGCCGTGGTCCGGAGCAGAAACTCTGGGAAAGATGACCGTGCCAAGGAGGAGATGGCAGTGGCAGCAGATGCTGCAACCTTGGTGGATG AGCCCGAGTCGATGGTGAACCTGGCATTTGTCAAGAATGACTCGTATGAGAAGGGCCCGGATTCAGTGGTGGTGCACGTGTACGTGAAGGAGATCTGCAGGGACACCTCGAGAGTACTTTTTCGTGAGCAGGACTTCACACTCATCTTCCAGACCAG GGATGGAAACTTCCTGAGGCTGCACCCAGGCTGTGGGCCCCACACCATCTTCCGTTGGCAGGTGAAGCTCAG GAATCTGATTGAGCCAGAGCAGTGCACCTTCTGTTTCACGGCTTCTCGCATCGACATCTGCCTTCGTAAGAGGCAGAGTCAGCGCTGGGGGGGCCTGGAGGCCCCGGCTACACGAG TGGGTGGTGCAAAGGTTGCCGTGCCGACAGGTCCAACCCCTCTGGATTCAACCCCACCAGGAGGtgctccccaccccctgacaggccagGAGGAGGCCCGGGCTATGGAGAAGGATAAATCCAAGGCACGATCTGAGGACACAGGGCTAGAGAGTGTGGCAACCCGCACACCTATGGAGCATGTAACCCCAAAGCCAGAGACACACCTGGCGTCG CCCAAGCCTACATGTATGGTGCCTCCCATGCCCCACAGCCCAGTTAGTGGAGATAgcgtggaggaggaggaagaggaagagaagaaagtgtGTCTGCCAGGCTTCACTGGCCTTGTCAATTTAGGCAACACCTGCTTCATGAACAGCGTCATTCAGTCTCTGTCCAACACTCGGGAACTCCGGGACTTCTTCCATG ACCGCTCCTTTGAGGCTGAGATCAACTACAACAACCCACTAGGGACTGGTGGGCGTCTGGCCATTGGCTTTGCTGTGCTGCTTCGGGCGCTGTGGAAGGGCACCCACCATGCCTTCCAGCCTTCCAAGTTGAAG GCCATTGTGGCGAGTAAGGCCAGCCAGTTCACAGGCTATGCGCAGCATGATGCCCAGGAGTTCATGGCTTTCCTGCTGGATGGGCTGCACGAGGACCTGAATCGCATTCAGAACAAGCCCTACACAGAGACCGTGGACTCAGATGGGCGACCCGATGAG GTGGTAGCTGAGGAAGCATGGCAGCGGCACAAGATGAGGAATGACTCTTTCATCGTGGACCTATTTCAGGGGCAGTACAAGTCGAAGCTGGTGTGCCCTGTGTGTGCCAAG GTCTCCATCACTTTTGACCCGTTTCTTTATCTGCCGGTGCCCTTGCCACAAAAGCAAAAGGTTCTCCCTGTCTTTTATTTCGCCCGAGAGCCCCACAGCAAGCCCATTAAG TTCCTAGTGAGCGTCAGCAAGGAGAACTCCACTGCCAGTGAAGTATTGGACTCCCTCTCTCAAAGCGTTCGTGTGAAGCCTGAGAATCTGCGTTTGGCGGAG GTAATTAAGAATCGTTTCCATCGTGTGTTCCTGCCCTCCCACTCACTGGACACTGTGTCCCCATCTGATATGCTCCTCTGCTTTGAGCTGTTATCCCCAGAGTTGGCTAAGGAGCGGGTAGTGGTGCTAGAGGTGCAACAG CGCCCCCAGGTGCCCAGCGTCCCCATCTCCAAGTGTGCAGCCTGCCAGCGGAAGCAACAGTCGGAGGATGAAAAGCTGAAGCGCTGTACCCGGTGCTACCGTGTGGGCTACTGCAACCA GCTCTGCCAGAAAACCCACTGGCCTGACCACAAGGGCCTCTGCCGACCTGAGAACATTGGCTACCCCTTCCTGGTCAGTGTACCTGCCTCACGCCTCACTTATGCCCGCCTTGCTCAGCTGCTAGAGGGCTATGCCCG GTACTCTGTGAGTGTGTTCCAGCCACCCTTTCAGCCTGGCCGCATGGCCTTGGAGTCTCAGAGCCCTGGCTGCACCACACTGCTCTCCACTGGCTCCCTGGAGGCTGGGGACAGTGAGAGGGACCCCATTCAGCCACCTGAGCTCCAGCTGGTGACCCCTATGGCTGAGGGGGACACAGGGCTTCCCCGGGTGTGGGCAGCCCCTGACCGGGGTCCTGTGCCCAGCACCAGTGGAATTTCTTCTGAGATACTGGCCAGTGGGCCCACTGAGGTTGGCTCCTTGCCTGCTGGCGAGAGGGTGTCCCGACCCGAAG CCGCTGTGCCTGGGTACCAGCACCCAAGTGAAGCTATGAATGCCCACACACCAcagttcttcatctataaaattgacTCATCCAACCGAGAGCAGCGGCTAGAGGACAAAG GAGACACCCCACTGGAGCTGGGTGACGATTGTAGCCTGGCTCTCGTCTGGAGGAACAATGAGCGTTTGCAGGAGTTTGTGTTGGTAGCCTCCAAGGAGCTGGAATGTGCTGAGGATCCAGGCTCTGCCGGTGAGGCTGCCCGGGCCGGCCACTTCACCCTGGACCAGTGCCTCAACCTCTTCACACGGCCTGAGGTGCTGGCACCCGAGGAGGCCTG GTACTGCCCACAGTGCAAACAGCACCGTGAGGCCTCCAAGCAGCTGTTGCTATGGCGCCTGCCAAATGTTCTCATCGTGCAGCTCAAGCGCTTCTCCTTTCGTAGTTTTATCTGGCGTGACAAGATCAATGACTTGGTGGAGTTCCCTGTTCG GAACCTGGACCTGAGCAAGTTCTGCATTGGTCAGAAAGAGGAGCAGCTGCCCAGCTATGATCTGTATGCTGTCATCAACCACTATGGAGGCATGATTGGTGGCCACTACACTGCCTGTGCACGCCTGCCCAATGATCGTAGCAGTCAGCGCAGTGACGTGG GCTGGCGCTTGTTTGATGACAGCACGGTGACAACGGTAGACGAGAGCCAGGTTGTGACGCGTTATGCCTATGTACTCTTCTACCGCCGGCGGAACTCTCCTGTGGAGAGGCCCCCCAGGGCAGGTCACTCTGAGCACCACCCAGACCTAGGCCCTGCAGCTGAGGCTGCTGCCAGCCAG GGACTAGGCCCTGGCCAGGCCCCCGAGGTGGCCCCCATGCGGACAGCCCCTGAACGCTTCGCCCCCCCTGTGGATCGGCCAGCCCCCACCTACAGCAACATGGAGGAGGTGGATTAG
- the LOC105480427 gene encoding ubiquitin carboxyl-terminal hydrolase 19 isoform X23 has translation MSGGASATGPRRGPPGLEDATSKKRQKDRANQESKDGDPRKETGSRYVAQAGLELLASGDPSASASCAAGITGSCHHSRLFFPSLSGSASTPREEQTKEELLLDWRQSAEEVIVKLHVGVGPLQLEDIDAAFTDTDCVVRFAGGQQWGGVFYAEIKSSCAKVQTRKGSLLHLTLPKKVPMLTWPSLLKPLGTQELVPGLQCQENGQELSPTALEPGPEPHRAKQEARNQKRAQGRGEVGSGAGPGAQAGPSAKRAVHLCRGPEGEGSRDDPGPRGDAPPFVADPATQVEADEQLCIPPVNPQTCLLGSEENLALLAGEKAVSPGNDPVSPAVVRSRNSGKDDRAKEEMAVAADAATLVDGKEPESMVNLAFVKNDSYEKGPDSVVVHVYVKEICRDTSRVLFREQDFTLIFQTRDGNFLRLHPGCGPHTIFRWQVKLRNLIEPEQCTFCFTASRIDICLRKRQSQRWGGLEAPATRGAVGGAKVAVPTGPTPLDSTPPGGAPHPLTGQEEARAMEKDKSKARSEDTGLESVATRTPMEHVTPKPETHLASPKPTCMVPPMPHSPVSGDSVEEEEEEEKKVCLPGFTGLVNLGNTCFMNSVIQSLSNTRELRDFFHDRSFEAEINYNNPLGTGGRLAIGFAVLLRALWKGTHHAFQPSKLKAIVASKASQFTGYAQHDAQEFMAFLLDGLHEDLNRIQNKPYTETVDSDGRPDEVVAEEAWQRHKMRNDSFIVDLFQGQYKSKLVCPVCAKVSITFDPFLYLPVPLPQKQKVLPVFYFAREPHSKPIKFLVSVSKENSTASEVLDSLSQSVRVKPENLRLAEVIKNRFHRVFLPSHSLDTVSPSDMLLCFELLSPELAKERVVVLEVQQRPQVPSVPISKCAACQRKQQSEDEKLKRCTRCYRVGYCNQLCQKTHWPDHKGLCRPENIGYPFLVSVPASRLTYARLAQLLEGYARYSVSVFQPPFQPGRMALESQSPGCTTLLSTGSLEAGDSERDPIQPPELQLVTPMAEGDTGLPRVWAAPDRGPVPSTSGISSEILASGPTEVGSLPAGERVSRPEAAVPGYQHPSEAMNAHTPQFFIYKIDSSNREQRLEDKGDTPLELGDDCSLALVWRNNERLQEFVLVASKELECAEDPGSAGEAARAGHFTLDQCLNLFTRPEVLAPEEAWYCPQCKQHREASKQLLLWRLPNVLIVQLKRFSFRSFIWRDKINDLVEFPVRNLDLSKFCIGQKEEQLPSYDLYAVINHYGGMIGGHYTACARLPNDRSSQRSDVGWRLFDDSTVTTVDESQVVTRYAYVLFYRRRNSPVERPPRAGHSEHHPDLGPAAEAAASQGLGPGQAPEVAPMRTAPERFAPPVDRPAPTYSNMEEVD, from the exons ATGTCTGGCGGGGCCAGTGCCACAGGCCCAAGGAGAGGGCCCCCAGGACTGGAGGACGCAACTAGTAAGAAGAGGCAGAAGGATCGAGCAAACCAGGAGAGCAAGGATGGAGATCCTAGGAAAG agacagggtctcgatatgttgcccaggctggtcttgaacttctggcctcaggtgatccttctgcctcagcctcctgcgcagctgggatcacaggctcatgccaccattcccggctgtTCTTTCCTTCATTGTCAGGGTCAGCATCCACTCCTCGGGAGGAGCAGACCAAAGAGG AGTTGTTGCTCGattggaggcagagtgcagaagAGGTGATTGTCAAGCTTCATGTGGGAGTAGGTCCCTTGCAGCTGGAGGATATAGATGCTGCTTTCACAGATACGGACTGTGTGGTGCGGTTTGCAG GTGGTCAGCAGTGGGGTGGTGTCTTCTATGCTGAGATAAAAAGCTCTTGTGCTAAAGTGCAAACCCGCAAGGGTAGTCTCCTGCACCTGACACTGCCCAAAAAGGTGCCTATGCTCACGTGGCCCTCCCTCCTG AAACCTCTAGGGACCCAGGAGCTGGTGCCGGGGCTGCAGTGCCAGGAGAATGGGCAGGAACTGTCTCCCACTGCCCTGGAGCCAGGCCCTGAGCCCCACCGGGCTAAGCAGGAGGCCCGGAACCAGAAGCGGGCCCAGGGCCGTGGTGAGGTAGGCTCAGGGGCTGGCCCCGGGGCCCAGGCAGGGCCCAGCGCCAAGAGGGCTGTGCATCTCTGCAGAGGGCCAGAGGGGGAGGGGTCCAGGGATGACCCTGGACCCCGGGGTGATGCCCCACCCTTCGTGGCTGACCCGGCCACTCAG GTTGAGGCTGATGAACAGCTTTGCATACCACCGGTGAACCCCCAaacctgcctcctgggctcagaggaGAATTTAGCCCTTTTGGCAGGAGAGAAAGCAGTGTCTCCTGGGAATGACCCAGTCTCTCCAGCCGTGGTCCGGAGCAGAAACTCTGGGAAAGATGACCGTGCCAAGGAGGAGATGGCAGTGGCAGCAGATGCTGCAACCTTGGTGGATGGTAAAG AGCCCGAGTCGATGGTGAACCTGGCATTTGTCAAGAATGACTCGTATGAGAAGGGCCCGGATTCAGTGGTGGTGCACGTGTACGTGAAGGAGATCTGCAGGGACACCTCGAGAGTACTTTTTCGTGAGCAGGACTTCACACTCATCTTCCAGACCAG GGATGGAAACTTCCTGAGGCTGCACCCAGGCTGTGGGCCCCACACCATCTTCCGTTGGCAGGTGAAGCTCAG GAATCTGATTGAGCCAGAGCAGTGCACCTTCTGTTTCACGGCTTCTCGCATCGACATCTGCCTTCGTAAGAGGCAGAGTCAGCGCTGGGGGGGCCTGGAGGCCCCGGCTACACGAG GTGCAGTGGGTGGTGCAAAGGTTGCCGTGCCGACAGGTCCAACCCCTCTGGATTCAACCCCACCAGGAGGtgctccccaccccctgacaggccagGAGGAGGCCCGGGCTATGGAGAAGGATAAATCCAAGGCACGATCTGAGGACACAGGGCTAGAGAGTGTGGCAACCCGCACACCTATGGAGCATGTAACCCCAAAGCCAGAGACACACCTGGCGTCG CCCAAGCCTACATGTATGGTGCCTCCCATGCCCCACAGCCCAGTTAGTGGAGATAgcgtggaggaggaggaagaggaagagaagaaagtgtGTCTGCCAGGCTTCACTGGCCTTGTCAATTTAGGCAACACCTGCTTCATGAACAGCGTCATTCAGTCTCTGTCCAACACTCGGGAACTCCGGGACTTCTTCCATG ACCGCTCCTTTGAGGCTGAGATCAACTACAACAACCCACTAGGGACTGGTGGGCGTCTGGCCATTGGCTTTGCTGTGCTGCTTCGGGCGCTGTGGAAGGGCACCCACCATGCCTTCCAGCCTTCCAAGTTGAAG GCCATTGTGGCGAGTAAGGCCAGCCAGTTCACAGGCTATGCGCAGCATGATGCCCAGGAGTTCATGGCTTTCCTGCTGGATGGGCTGCACGAGGACCTGAATCGCATTCAGAACAAGCCCTACACAGAGACCGTGGACTCAGATGGGCGACCCGATGAG GTGGTAGCTGAGGAAGCATGGCAGCGGCACAAGATGAGGAATGACTCTTTCATCGTGGACCTATTTCAGGGGCAGTACAAGTCGAAGCTGGTGTGCCCTGTGTGTGCCAAG GTCTCCATCACTTTTGACCCGTTTCTTTATCTGCCGGTGCCCTTGCCACAAAAGCAAAAGGTTCTCCCTGTCTTTTATTTCGCCCGAGAGCCCCACAGCAAGCCCATTAAG TTCCTAGTGAGCGTCAGCAAGGAGAACTCCACTGCCAGTGAAGTATTGGACTCCCTCTCTCAAAGCGTTCGTGTGAAGCCTGAGAATCTGCGTTTGGCGGAG GTAATTAAGAATCGTTTCCATCGTGTGTTCCTGCCCTCCCACTCACTGGACACTGTGTCCCCATCTGATATGCTCCTCTGCTTTGAGCTGTTATCCCCAGAGTTGGCTAAGGAGCGGGTAGTGGTGCTAGAGGTGCAACAG CGCCCCCAGGTGCCCAGCGTCCCCATCTCCAAGTGTGCAGCCTGCCAGCGGAAGCAACAGTCGGAGGATGAAAAGCTGAAGCGCTGTACCCGGTGCTACCGTGTGGGCTACTGCAACCA GCTCTGCCAGAAAACCCACTGGCCTGACCACAAGGGCCTCTGCCGACCTGAGAACATTGGCTACCCCTTCCTGGTCAGTGTACCTGCCTCACGCCTCACTTATGCCCGCCTTGCTCAGCTGCTAGAGGGCTATGCCCG GTACTCTGTGAGTGTGTTCCAGCCACCCTTTCAGCCTGGCCGCATGGCCTTGGAGTCTCAGAGCCCTGGCTGCACCACACTGCTCTCCACTGGCTCCCTGGAGGCTGGGGACAGTGAGAGGGACCCCATTCAGCCACCTGAGCTCCAGCTGGTGACCCCTATGGCTGAGGGGGACACAGGGCTTCCCCGGGTGTGGGCAGCCCCTGACCGGGGTCCTGTGCCCAGCACCAGTGGAATTTCTTCTGAGATACTGGCCAGTGGGCCCACTGAGGTTGGCTCCTTGCCTGCTGGCGAGAGGGTGTCCCGACCCGAAG CCGCTGTGCCTGGGTACCAGCACCCAAGTGAAGCTATGAATGCCCACACACCAcagttcttcatctataaaattgacTCATCCAACCGAGAGCAGCGGCTAGAGGACAAAG GAGACACCCCACTGGAGCTGGGTGACGATTGTAGCCTGGCTCTCGTCTGGAGGAACAATGAGCGTTTGCAGGAGTTTGTGTTGGTAGCCTCCAAGGAGCTGGAATGTGCTGAGGATCCAGGCTCTGCCGGTGAGGCTGCCCGGGCCGGCCACTTCACCCTGGACCAGTGCCTCAACCTCTTCACACGGCCTGAGGTGCTGGCACCCGAGGAGGCCTG GTACTGCCCACAGTGCAAACAGCACCGTGAGGCCTCCAAGCAGCTGTTGCTATGGCGCCTGCCAAATGTTCTCATCGTGCAGCTCAAGCGCTTCTCCTTTCGTAGTTTTATCTGGCGTGACAAGATCAATGACTTGGTGGAGTTCCCTGTTCG GAACCTGGACCTGAGCAAGTTCTGCATTGGTCAGAAAGAGGAGCAGCTGCCCAGCTATGATCTGTATGCTGTCATCAACCACTATGGAGGCATGATTGGTGGCCACTACACTGCCTGTGCACGCCTGCCCAATGATCGTAGCAGTCAGCGCAGTGACGTGG GCTGGCGCTTGTTTGATGACAGCACGGTGACAACGGTAGACGAGAGCCAGGTTGTGACGCGTTATGCCTATGTACTCTTCTACCGCCGGCGGAACTCTCCTGTGGAGAGGCCCCCCAGGGCAGGTCACTCTGAGCACCACCCAGACCTAGGCCCTGCAGCTGAGGCTGCTGCCAGCCAG GGACTAGGCCCTGGCCAGGCCCCCGAGGTGGCCCCCATGCGGACAGCCCCTGAACGCTTCGCCCCCCCTGTGGATCGGCCAGCCCCCACCTACAGCAACATGGAGGAGGTGGATTAG